ATATTGCTGATCTTTCTTCCCCTGATAATAACCGTAAGCAAAATCCTCGAGTTCATCATATTCAAGTGGTATGATTATTTCTCCGTTCCCGACGTTGATTAATCCATATTTTTTAGCTAAGCTCACCTTACCAACCGTTGATCCGGTTCCATATTGGGCTGGCGCCGCCGATGAATAAACACAGGAAATAGCTTCTTCTCCACCCCTATTCAAATAACCGAACAGCTCATTTTTCTGTATGACTGCGATCCCTTCACACTCAAAAGTACCAATTTCCTGATAGCTAGCTTCGACCTTCACCTCCCCTTTTGCATTGCGTATCCCCCAAAGCCCCTGATCTTCAAAAAATTGATTATCCAGACGATCAATCGCGTCTCTATTCCACCAGCCTAAGCCATAGTTGCTCCATTCCAGTTCGAGCATCGCTAAAAAAGAAGTATAACCAGCAGACACCAAAATAAACTCAAGCTCAGCTAAGGATTGTTTTTCGATTGCTTTTTCATAGAGCAAATTCTTCTCAAGGATTTCAATTGCAAAATCTTTGGCCTGTTGGCTATGTTTAACATCGCTCATGTTAAATACATCACTTGCGTTCAGCTGGAAATAATCGAAGGGTAAACCGTCCAAAAAATCGAACAGTTTCCCGATAGCTGCCATGGCCAGCAAATCGGAATTTAACCCATATTCATGAATGAGCAAATCATACAACGCACGAAGCTTTCTGACTCCCGGTTCCTTTTCGGAGTAAACTAAGATACCTTTTGCTTTCGGATTAGCAGCAAATAGGGGTAAAAAAAGGGGTGGAATCACATAGTTCCATTCTCCTAAATAATGAGGGAAGTAATCTTGATCCTTCTTATCTGTATTGTAAATATATATGCGATGAGCCATTTTCTATGCAATTTCCTTACTATTGATCAATTTCAACAGCATTTTCTTTAGCAAAATTGAACCAAAATCCGTATTTATCCGCATCTGAAGCCGCTCCATGCGCTTCATAGAGTTGTAGCAAACGATTAACGGCATAGGCGTACACGCTATTTTCATTGGCTTTTTCATAGTAGCGGATCGCTTTTTGTAAGTTTTGCTTTACACCAAAGCCTTCCTCATAAAGAATCCCATAATAAATAGCAGAAAATTGATTGGTTGTATCCTTTTTCAAATAACGCAATAAGTTCGCATAATCTTGCCCTTGATAGTAGATTTCTGCGATTTGAGCATCATTATAAATCCCCGCTTTCTCTGCTTGTTTAAAATAATCTAGGGCCAAGGCATAATCTTGTTCCACATATTCACCCTCGTAATACCAGTTACCCAGGTTGCTCATGGCCTGCGCTTCCCCCAGCGCAGCAGACTTTTGATAGGCCTTTAAGGCTTTAGATACATCAAAAGCTACACCATGGCCTGTGGCATATAAAAATCCCCAATTGTTCCATGCCTGCGCATGATCCTGAGCCATGGCCTTTTCATAAAAAGACTTTCCTTTTTCGATGTCCATCCCCTCATAGTCATCATCCGTAAAGATGTTTCCAAGCAGATATTGACAGTCCGCACTACCCCGATCTGCTCCGATGCTGAACAGTCGAATGGCATCTGAAATCTTTCCCTCCGCTTCCAGCTTCTTACCATTTTCCAACAGCGTTTCATTGTCAAAATACTGTTCGTAGCCGTCGCCCTTACGCCTGATCCACGCCTGATAGAACTGTACAAAATAGCTTTGATCGCGCCCCCGGAGCTGGTATCGCTCGGAATACAAATAGCCATATGCTGTTTCGGGAATCTCGACAACATTTCGATTTAAATCCAAATTAAACAACTTATCCCCTTTGAATAAAAGCAACAGTTCACCTTCGGCCGCTTCTGGTCTTGGGTAATGAAAAGGCGAACAAATATAATCATACAGCGCACTACGGACGTTAAGCTTCGTATCGAAGCAGTACATACCCTGTGCACAGTGTATGCGCATAAAATCCAAAAAAGCAATGTTCGATTTTTTGATAGGCAATAGCAGGTTCAAGTAACCATTCCCCTCGATGAGCATCATAAATCCCCTGTCCTTGGGCACAACCAACGACAAAGATATCTTTACGGTACTGCTGTATATGATCGACTAGAACCTGATCAATCGTTAAATCAGCCAATCGGAATAAGCCCTGTTCAAGCGAATAGATCTGCCATTTTTTATTTTTGAGATACGCAATACTTCGATAGTCGTCCAACACTATAATCCGGTCAATTCCTTCATCCAAAATATTACCATCGGGTTGAATGACGGCAATTTTTGACTGTAGCTTATTGGGTTTAATCCAAAAATAGCGATTGGCTAGCGGCTCCAGGCTACCTTCCAAAAAGGTCCCTAAAAACTGACCATCCATTAGGTAATACTTCCTTTTTATCGTTCCTTTTTGCCGGCTATAGAACAACTTGTTATAGTCAAACATAAACGACTCGGCTGCGGGATCTGAAATAATCGATCGTCCTTCAGCCGAAAGGAGCATGTGGCTATCCCCCTGTCTTGCATTTAAAAAGCCATAGGCGATCCAGTCGAGTTCATCATATAATGCAGGTATGCTCAGCTGTTTGGTATCAATATGCAATACCCCACGTTTCCCTGCCACTTCCACTTCAGCGTAATTGTTCCCATTGATATGCCGGGCATCAAAAGCCTCCACATATTGACAGGGAATTAGTATAGTGCCACTCGTATCAATATAACCAAAAAGGCCATCGCGTTCAACAACGGCGATCCCCTGTTCATTGAATTCGAATATTTCATCGTAAATCGCCTCAACCAAAATATCCCCCTTGGCATTTTTTAGCCCCTGCTTTCCTACTGCTTCAAAAACCTCAGGCTCTGGCCCTTTCAGAACGTCTTCTTCCCATAAACCCAATCCATAATCAATCCAATCGGTTTGAAGGGCATCTAAAAAGGAAGTATATCCAGACGCTTTCACAAGCGGGTCCAGCGGATCTAAGGACTGTTCTTCGACAGCTTGTTCAAACAATAAGGCTTGCATTTTAATTTCTTCCACCCAATCTTTGGCTTGCTCCACATCTTTTTCCGCATTCATGGTAAAAACATCGCGTCCATCGATCTGCAAGGTATCAAAAGGTAGCGCTTCCAAAAATTCAAACATGTTGTTGACAGGCTCATAATAGCTTTTTTTATAATGCAATTGATACCTATCAGCCAACAACGCATAAAAATAGCGAAGTCTTGCGATCCCATCTTCCTTGTTGGCATAAAGCTGAGAACCTTTGGAACGGATATTGGCGGAAAATAATGGCCGCATGAGGATGGGAATTTCATAATTCCATTCAGCCAGGTAAGTGGGATATGTTTCTTTGGTCCTGAGATTTACATTATAAATATAAATACGATGTGCCATACTTTATTTCTTCTGTTTTTTGTTGTATCACATTGATCCGTTCCATACGACAAGAATCATGCGAATGCCGTAAAAATACCGTATTTATCGATTTTTTCGATTAGCGGAAAACAGGGATTTTTTTCTCCCCCTATTTTCGGCAACTTTGGATTGGATTTTGTAACAGAAAGAACAATGAATCATTTCAAATACAGTTATTATAGCAGTGCATTAGCACTCCTCGCGTTACAAATCGCTTGTCAGGAAAAACCAAAACAAGTCGAAGCACCTGTAAGCTCAAGCAAGGCCATGGAAAAAGCTGTCGAGGATACTGCCCCAAAAAAAAGTATCTCGTTAAAAACTTCCAAACTGGATAGCATTGACCAAGCAAATGCACAAAGCGTACTGGAATCTGACGAAATCACCAAAGCTTATGTAAACTTAAGTGCTCGAGACAGTATGATCCGCTTACATGCCAATATACGTATCGATCATCGCTTCTTTGGATACGAAGAGGCAGATCATCAGGCTACGAAGTTGCTTTTGTTTTCCATCTTTACAAATGATGTGGAACACAATCCATTTCAACTCAAATTGGGTGCATACTATGATACCTCCGACTTAGAAAGTAAAGGTTTAAAACTAAAATATGCTGGCCTAAAGGGCGACTTTGTAGCAGCGAAAATCATAGACGCCACCGATACACCGGTAGGCACCGTCTACTTCGAAAGAAAATGTGTTGAGATTGAATAACAAAAACCGTTTCTCAATCTATATGTTTATGAGTAACAACAGTAATTGCGAAAAATAACGATGAAGGTAATCTTAAAGACTATGTTTCTGTCCTGCATGGTATTGTTTTTCAGCTGCCAGCAAAAGAATGGAGCTAAAAAATCAGCTGCCGCATTCAGCAGCACCGCCAGCATAGACTCCATAAAGAAACAAAAAGAGCTAACATCCATATCCGATGATAACCTTTCGCTCTTTAAGCAGCTGTATCCTATTGCTATTCTTCGACCGGAAAGCAACGATAGTTTTAAGAAGTATGGCATCGAATTCTCAGGAATATGTTATGCATGCGATCTTGCAGAAATCAAAATTAATAAAAAACAACTGCTTTTGGTCAATGTCTGTGATTCCAATGAAATCTATCAAATCAAAGATTTCACCTATAATTTTCGTGACAGCGGCCTCACGATTAAGACTAAAAATAATGAGTTTTACTTCAAGAAAATAGAAAAAGAGCCCATTTTCGAATTAAAAATCAAGGGGGATTCTCTTTTGTTAAAAAATAAACGTGTCGCAAAATACTACACGCAGAAAGCTTTAGTCGATCAGTTCGAAGTCCATGATTGTGGTGATTTTCAGGGTTAGCCCAAACGCGACTCAGCTTGAATTAGTGCATTAAGACAGCGCTGCACCGGACATTAACGTAAGATCTTAAAAAGACCAGACAGCAATGAAAGCAGGCAGAAGCCAATTTCATGGTTGCCTGCTCCGTTCGTTAGACCTATACTTCAAAATAAAAGCCCGATTCAGTAAGTTCTTTATATTTTACCCTGTCAAAACTATAGATCTTTGCAGCCCTGGCACGCCGGTCTTTTTGCTTATCGCTGTGGTCGATCAATAAACCCATGCTGAGAATTTTTTTTCGAAAATTCCCACGGTCAATTGACCGCTGCAGAACGGTTTCATACAAATTGTGTAAATCGGGCAACGTAAACTGTTTGGGCAAGAGCTCAAAACCGATTGGTTGATAACGAATTTTACCCCTGAGCCGTTGTATGGCGGTGTTCAAGATCTGTTTATGGTCAAAAGCGAGATCCAACTTTTCGTCAATACCAAACCATTGCACCGCATCGATATCAACCCCTGCTTCCAACGTATAAGCATCGGGCCTGACAAGTGCATAATAGGCAATACTAATGACTCTTCCGCGCGGATCACGAGCTAAGTTTGAAAATGTATAAAGCTGTTCGAGGAAAATATCTTTGAGACCGGCCTCCTCCTGCAGTTTACGAAGCGCACAGTCGTCGGCGTTCTCATCTTCCTGAATAAAACCGCCAGGAAATGCCCATTTTCCCAAGAAAGGCTCTATTGCCCGTTTGGTCAATAATACCTTAAGCTGGTTTTTATCAAAGCCGAAGATTACACAGTCAACCGTAACAGCAGGTCTTGGGTAATCATATGTGTATTTTTTTTCGGAGGCTGTCATCTGCTACAAAGTTACTTCGGTTGACAATTTGATCTGGATTCCATACTTCTCCTTTAAAGCCTCAAACTGCTGTAAAGTCTGCGCTTCAAATCCAGCGATGGGCGACATACAGTCGATCAATAAGGTGATTCGTGACGTAATCGCTCGATCTTGTTCAAAATATTCCAAAATCTGCACGGTTGATGCTAAAACACAATGACTGGAAGCTTCACCGGCGATGTATATCGCATCGTAATCGCGAATTGCATCGAGCACAGCATGATTTACGAATTTATTATCGTCATATTCCGCTTTGATAATACCGTACATTTCCGTATTTGGATCTTGCCCCTTATAAACCAATATCGGTTTGACCTGACGTGCTGCACTGTGAAAATAAAGCATATTGGTAAATTGACTCTCCAGCTGCGCCCCCGAAGTCCCTTCCAGACAATGGTATGGCCAGATACACAATTGTTTTTTTCCCTCAGCTTCCAAATGCTGGAGATAATCCAGCGCTAAGGCCGTATGGTCATTCGCAGCACGCCAGATACCATCGCAGACATCGGCATGGCGAATAATGGTGAATGGCTCCGGATGATTTCCCGCACTGTCAAGCCACCAATCGGCATGGAAAATCTGCCTTATCGAGTGGCAATCGAGACTACACATGACTTGCGTTAAGGCCTCAATATTACGGTACATCCACTGCGTCAGACGTTGTACATCGGCCTTTGAACCGTTGACGGCAAGACTACCGATGGATTCCATAAAATCATTTTGGACATCGATCGCCAATAGCAAGGTTCGTTTTTTATCCAAGGCTGCTGGTTGTATATTTTCTTCCTGTGCCAACATCAACATGTTTGGAATATTATCCTTTTTGCCGCTGGCAATCTGTTGGACATCTACAATCTGATCAAATTGTGTTTTTATGTTATTCAGTTTCATAACATCTATATTTATTTCAACGCAGCCTTCATTTCGCAGAACGATGAAGCCATTAAAGCCTTCTTCCAGTGAAAAATCATCTTCACTATAGTACTTTTTTGTCCCTTGTTGCCTGTTATGAAGTGCTTGCGTCGACTTCTCGAACCATTTAAAATTAACCTTTGAATGTAGGCACCGCTGCAAACTTGTGGGCAGATTGTTGTATACGTTTACGAATAATTTCGTCTATAACCGGATGGCCCGATGTACCTTTTAAAATAAACCCATCGATTTGCGCATAGGTCATACCCAATTCCTCTTCATCGGTCTGCCCCTCCCAAAGACCAGCAGATGGACTTTTATACTGAATAGATTCGGGCACCCCCAAATATTTGGCTAAGGTATATACTTCCTGTTTGGTAACCATTGCCAGCGGGTTCAGATCATAGGCACCATCGCCCCACTTCGTAAAATAACCTACAGTAGCTTCGGCCATATTCCCCGTACCAATAACAAATCTACTACCCAATTGTGCTAATTGATACAAATACGTCATACGAACACGTGGACGAATATTAGCAAGGCTCAAAGCGCGGTTAGTGGCGGTAGCTTCTGCGACAAACTTTTCTTGATGAATGGCCAACGCATCCACCGCGGGTTGAATGTCAAATACATGAAATGGAAAATCAAATTTCTGAATAAGCTCCATGGCATGTTGATGGCTTTTACTTTTGTTCATATCACTGCCATACGGCATCAACACCAAGTGGACATCCACCTGTGCCAGCCGGCATAGGCAAGCGACAACACTGCAGTCTATTCCACCACTCATACCCAATACAAGTCCTTTGCGGTCGGCCGATTTCACCTGTTGGGCAATCCAGGATGCCATCAATTGTGCATACTGTGCAACGTTTTCATCCTGGATGAAAAACGGTTTGTTTACGCTATTTTCCATATACTCGAATTGTTTCAGTTCTTAATCTATTCCTTATTTCTTCAAAACGCGTTGTGCGTATAAATTCGCCATTCAGATAACATGTTTCCAGCAGATTTCGTTCACCCAGATCGGCGACCGTTTGCGGTGTAAGATCGTCTATCAAACGAAAATCGTCATTTTCAAAGACCACAGCGACCATCCCCTTTTGCGACTTTTTAAAGTTGCCAGTATCTGTAGCGGGACGTTTCTGTATCGCTTTAAACTCACCATTGACAATCTCAGCCGTCCCTTTTAACGCAAAGCCAAAGGTATCCCGTGTCACATACTGATAGGTATACGAACCTATGCCCAATATGGTATTCGTCGAGGCAAAACCCTTATCCAGCAAACCTTGACAGATCTTATCCGCTCGATCGACTGTAATGGAATCACCGTACACTACGCCAATATGGGGATCCAGCTCCTTAAAGCCTTTGCTGTTGGTCGTACCACCAAAAAGTTCAAACAAACGTTCGACGATACCTTTCTGCACAGTACTACGATCAGATGCAGCATCGCCACAGATAATCTTCACAGGATCGCCACTATCGGGACGAATAACAACCTTCCCCTCCCTAGCCATAATAAGATCTTTCAATTGCGGCAATACATTGTCAACTACATTCCAGAGGTCGTAGGTATCCGATACGATGGAGATATTTCCACTTGGATACACCGTTGTGATTAAATGTCGAAATGCTTCTACCTCGTCCTCTCCGTACGAACACATTACACTGTGCTCCGTCGATGGGGTGTACATCATTACATCACTTTTTGCATGATAGTAGGATTTCAGATACTCCCGAACAGACAATGTAGCAGAGACACCGAAGCTCAACAGATGTCCCCCAGCCGTACGATAAGCCGTTTCAGGAGAACCCATACCACGCATGGAAAAATCTCCGGCCTGCGTAAAGACTTTATTGACGTCGCCCGTTCTCTCGGCAAACCCCGTCAATAACCTTTTATAGCGATCTGCGATTGTCGCTGCAGTCATCGGTGACCAGATAAAAGCCGATAATTGTGTTTCCAGGTAACCCGGAAGCCAGAAAAAATCGGGATGTGTATTTTCAATCGTAAACATTGGTACGCCGACAGGAACCAAGCTTCCTTCCTGCAACGCATTTACCTTGATTGGAAGATACCCCAGCCGATGTAAGTCGCGAATATGTTTCGAATCATGCGTCGCCGCAAACTTCGCGTTTGTATTTTCAAAAACAGTTGCAATTGCCTCTTCGTAAGCCGCCACGACCTCTTCTTCCGGTTGAGCAAAAAAGTTTGCATCAAATGAATTGGTGATTTCGGCCAAGGCTCCCTGTAATCCAAAAAATACAACATGACTAATACCTTCTATGCGAGACATGCGTGGCGTCCAAGTCTCATAAACCCATTCCGTATGTGTTGGATATTGATCCTTATGACACAATTTATAACCATCTGTCCAAAGTATTGGATTCTTGCTCATTGATTTAAACATAACTTTCAGTCGTTAAGTTAATATAATTTATTTTTGGGTGCTCGGTATCCATCATGGAATTGGTGGTAAAGACACTGGTTATTGGTGAATCATCATCCAACAGGGTCCCTTTAAAAATTCGGGCTTCACAATGTGTGACCAAAAGATAAACTGCACTGGCTCCCATTTCTTTCAATATTTTCCCGGCCCAAAGAAATGTGCCACCTGCAGAACAGAGGTCATCGACAATAATACATTTTGCGCCAAGCGGAATATCTCCAGCCTTAAGTTCCATCCCTTCGATCCGGCCTGTTTGTGGATTTCGCTTTTTCTCAAAAACACAGCTATTTTCATAGCCGCTGTTGATGTAACGTGCCGCCGCTCCTTTATCCGGGAAAACAATCCGATCATTGTCCGAAAAATCAAGCTTTTCCATCAACTGTGGCAACCAGTCCAATGCTGGATAAATCCCAACACTGTTCACTAAAAGTTCCAGGGTAACGTGGGAATGCGGTTCGACCACAAACACCTGATCAAATTGCAAACTGTTGATAAACTCCGCCACATAGTTCAATGTGAATAAATCACCTTCTATTTTGCGATCCATACGGCTATAGGGCATATAATGGATCAATAACCGACAAGTTTCAGCTTCGGTTTCATCCAACCGCTTCTTGACAAAAAGCAAGCGGATTAAGTCTCCATCTTCTTGATATGTAAATTCGACAAGGTTGTCTTTTAAGATCAACTGATCAAAATCTTTCACTTTTGTTTCCCCGTTTGGAAATTGTTCTGTGACTACCTGTTGCTTATTTAATACGATCATAGCTTTTAATTTTACTTTGTACTATTGAGTATTTTTTACTCAACAAATATGAGGATTAAATTTAAGCGCGCAAAATATATTGAGTACTTTTTACTCATAAAATCACAAAAACACCATAAAACACTATCAATCAAATAATTTAGAGAAAGTTAGTTTACTTAAAATTCATCCCCCATTTCTAACTATTGGTCCTAAAGCTGATCTCCTGATTCACCTATATTAAACCAAGCATACCTATACCAAGTCGTATCTCATAACAATTTTTAGTCACTATTTAGACAGTTATCATTCATTAATTATACAGTCCACACTGAGTCATCACTGAACGAGCACTGAACAATCACTGAACAAACAATGTTAAAAGGTAGAATTTGATAGCTCGCTCATCCCCGTTTGGCTACACGGCATCCCGCTCTCCGTTTGATTGACGGGCAGAAAGAAAAATACGTGCGACAAGACAGAAAAATGCGATGGAAATATGGACTGCACAGGTCCTATAGGAGATGCTCAGGTGATAAAAAACTGCTGAGCGACAGTCTCCATAAAAATTAGCTGATTATAGGGATTGAAATTTTGCGATAAAACAAGATCTTTGTCTATACCAAAGTCAAAAAATTCTTTGTCAGCAAATTTGTGAGCCGGCGGGGGACTTTAGATTACTTTAAGCATAAAGCATGGAAATAGCCAATCTTATCAAACAGGATATTGAGTCAATCTTACAGATTGAATCTCAAGACATCAAACAGTTGGTCGAGGACTATCGCGAAGACTTAATGGATTCGGAAACCTATGACGCCATTGATGCGTACAATATGCTCTATTCGAATATTTATGAAATGTCCGAGGAAGAATACCTCGATGCTTTTCGCACGTTGGGAGAGGCCTATCCGAAATTTGGCAAGGCCGATGAAAATGACGTCCAAAAATCAATCGCTGAATTGGAACGATTAAAACATGCCTTTAATGAACTACAACTCCATACGACAGAAGGCAAACAGCTGCTCGCACTACAATTAGCCGTTTTGGAACTAGATATTCAGGTCTATCGAAAGCTTACCTTGTCGCCGACTACAATGGAGATACAAGCTGAAATCAATTTATTGGAATCCGAATCGTTTGGGTTAACCAATCAGATCAATCAGTTTTTAGAGCTATACCACGATTAGTCATGCGATCATTTTATACCATGAATCGCTTAGGGTTAAAAATAGGTCTTTGCATGCTTTGCTTACTAGCCGGTCTGGCAACATCGTTATTTGCCTACCAAAACAAGATCGTTTTTCAGTCACAGCAGCCGGGGAGCAGAATACCCTTTTACATCACAGAGCAAGGAACACTTTGTTATAATTTGCATGCAGACAAGTTGGGCGTATACGCCATACAGATCAATCTCAACAGGCTCTTTCCCACCGCAACGACAGCGCATCTTCGTTCAAAACATTATGAATTATCAGACAGTACAATAACAATAATCAACTATGCTGAACCAGCTATCTC
The DNA window shown above is from Sphingobacterium thalpophilum and carries:
- a CDS encoding ribose-phosphate pyrophosphokinase — encoded protein: MIVLNKQQVVTEQFPNGETKVKDFDQLILKDNLVEFTYQEDGDLIRLLFVKKRLDETEAETCRLLIHYMPYSRMDRKIEGDLFTLNYVAEFINSLQFDQVFVVEPHSHVTLELLVNSVGIYPALDWLPQLMEKLDFSDNDRIVFPDKGAAARYINSGYENSCVFEKKRNPQTGRIEGMELKAGDIPLGAKCIIVDDLCSAGGTFLWAGKILKEMGASAVYLLVTHCEARIFKGTLLDDDSPITSVFTTNSMMDTEHPKINYINLTTESYV
- a CDS encoding tetratricopeptide repeat protein, which gives rise to MRIHCAQGMYCFDTKLNVRSALYDYICSPFHYPRPEAAEGELLLLFKGDKLFNLDLNRNVVEIPETAYGYLYSERYQLRGRDQSYFVQFYQAWIRRKGDGYEQYFDNETLLENGKKLEAEGKISDAIRLFSIGADRGSADCQYLLGNIFTDDDYEGMDIEKGKSFYEKAMAQDHAQAWNNWGFLYATGHGVAFDVSKALKAYQKSAALGEAQAMSNLGNWYYEGEYVEQDYALALDYFKQAEKAGIYNDAQIAEIYYQGQDYANLLRYLKKDTTNQFSAIYYGILYEEGFGVKQNLQKAIRYYEKANENSVYAYAVNRLLQLYEAHGAASDADKYGFWFNFAKENAVEIDQ
- a CDS encoding WG repeat-containing protein, encoding MAHRIYIYNVNLRTKETYPTYLAEWNYEIPILMRPLFSANIRSKGSQLYANKEDGIARLRYFYALLADRYQLHYKKSYYEPVNNMFEFLEALPFDTLQIDGRDVFTMNAEKDVEQAKDWVEEIKMQALLFEQAVEEQSLDPLDPLVKASGYTSFLDALQTDWIDYGLGLWEEDVLKGPEPEVFEAVGKQGLKNAKGDILVEAIYDEIFEFNEQGIAVVERDGLFGYIDTSGTILIPCQYVEAFDARHINGNNYAEVEVAGKRGVLHIDTKQLSIPALYDELDWIAYGFLNARQGDSHMLLSAEGRSIISDPAAESFMFDYNKLFYSRQKGTIKRKYYLMDGQFLGTFLEGSLEPLANRYFWIKPNKLQSKIAVIQPDGNILDEGIDRIIVLDDYRSIAYLKNKKWQIYSLEQGLFRLADLTIDQVLVDHIQQYRKDIFVVGCAQGQGIYDAHRGEWLLEPAIAYQKIEHCFFGFYAHTLCTGYVLLRYEA
- the nadE gene encoding NAD(+) synthase, with product MENSVNKPFFIQDENVAQYAQLMASWIAQQVKSADRKGLVLGMSGGIDCSVVACLCRLAQVDVHLVLMPYGSDMNKSKSHQHAMELIQKFDFPFHVFDIQPAVDALAIHQEKFVAEATATNRALSLANIRPRVRMTYLYQLAQLGSRFVIGTGNMAEATVGYFTKWGDGAYDLNPLAMVTKQEVYTLAKYLGVPESIQYKSPSAGLWEGQTDEEELGMTYAQIDGFILKGTSGHPVIDEIIRKRIQQSAHKFAAVPTFKG
- a CDS encoding nicotinate phosphoribosyltransferase — protein: MSKNPILWTDGYKLCHKDQYPTHTEWVYETWTPRMSRIEGISHVVFFGLQGALAEITNSFDANFFAQPEEEVVAAYEEAIATVFENTNAKFAATHDSKHIRDLHRLGYLPIKVNALQEGSLVPVGVPMFTIENTHPDFFWLPGYLETQLSAFIWSPMTAATIADRYKRLLTGFAERTGDVNKVFTQAGDFSMRGMGSPETAYRTAGGHLLSFGVSATLSVREYLKSYYHAKSDVMMYTPSTEHSVMCSYGEDEVEAFRHLITTVYPSGNISIVSDTYDLWNVVDNVLPQLKDLIMAREGKVVIRPDSGDPVKIICGDAASDRSTVQKGIVERLFELFGGTTNSKGFKELDPHIGVVYGDSITVDRADKICQGLLDKGFASTNTILGIGSYTYQYVTRDTFGFALKGTAEIVNGEFKAIQKRPATDTGNFKKSQKGMVAVVFENDDFRLIDDLTPQTVADLGERNLLETCYLNGEFIRTTRFEEIRNRLRTETIRVYGK
- a CDS encoding NrtR DNA-binding winged helix domain-containing protein, yielding MTASEKKYTYDYPRPAVTVDCVIFGFDKNQLKVLLTKRAIEPFLGKWAFPGGFIQEDENADDCALRKLQEEAGLKDIFLEQLYTFSNLARDPRGRVISIAYYALVRPDAYTLEAGVDIDAVQWFGIDEKLDLAFDHKQILNTAIQRLRGKIRYQPIGFELLPKQFTLPDLHNLYETVLQRSIDRGNFRKKILSMGLLIDHSDKQKDRRARAAKIYSFDRVKYKELTESGFYFEV